The genomic stretch CACTGACATTATTCATTATGTACGGTATAAAATACGATTTTTCTGAATATTCGACGTATTACTTTTATTTTCAAAATAAATATAAAATTCCAAGATTTTTTAAGTTTTTTTAACATTTTTATTGTATAATGGGATTATGCAACATAATTTAGCAAAAGGAGATCAGAGTATGTACAAGATATTAAACAAACAGAATTTAAATCAGTATATTACCTTGCTTGAAGTATATGCTCCATTCATAGCAAAAAAAGCGAAACCAGGACAATTTATTATTTTTAGAGTAGATGAAAAGGGAGAAAGAGTTCCCTTGACGATAGCAGACTTTGACCGTGAAAAAGGATCAATAACGATTATTTTTCAAGTAGTCGGTCGTTCTACGGAACTGTTAGCTAATCTCGATGTAGGAGATTATATTCTAGATTTTGTTGGACCACTCGGTATTCCTACTCACTTAGACGGTGTAAAGAAGGTTGCTGTTGTCGGCGGTGGAGTTGGTTGTGCGATTGCATATCCTCAGGCAAAGGCACTTTTCAATAGCGGTGCATCTGTTGATGTGATTGCAGGTTTTAGGAACAAGGATATTGTAATATTGGAAGAAGAATTTAATGCGGTTTCTAGCCGATTGTTTATTTGTACCGATGATGGGAGTTATAAGGAAAAGGGATTGGTTACGGATGTATTGAAACGACTCATTGATGAAGGAAATGACTATGATCTCGTTATTGCTATAGGGCCTATTCCAATGATGAAATATGTATCACTTACAACTAAGCCCTACGGAATCAAGACAATTGTGAGCCTTAATCCAATTATGATAGATGGTACAGGAATGTGCGGCGGATGTCGTGTTAAAGTAGATCAAGAGACGAAATTTGCTTGTGTTGATGGTCCAGACTTTGATGGTCATGTAGTTGATTTCGATGAGTTAATGATGCGAAATTCTACTTATAAAAAACAAGAAATGCTTGATAAAAAACATAATTGTCGATTAGTAGGAGGAATTCAGAATGCCTAACATATCATTAAAAAAAGTGAAAATGCCGGAGCTTGTATCTACAACTAGAAATACAAATTATGAGGAAGTATCTCTAGGGTATTCTCCTGAAATGGCTATGGAAGAAGCACTTCGTTGTTTAAACTGTAAACATAAACCTTGCGTTTCAGGTTGCCCTGTAGGGGTAAATATTCCAGAATTTATACAGCAAGTTGCGAGTGGTGACTTCTTAGATGCATATGATACAATAACTGGCACTAATGCTTTACCTGCTGTTTGTGGACGTGTGTGTCCTCAGGAATCACAATGCGAGGAAGTATGTGTACGTGCTATTAAGGGTGAATCGGTAGGAATTGGACGTCTAGAACGCTTTGTAGCAGACTATAAAATGAATACTGACCAAGATTATGAAATTAAAAATAAAAGTAAAAATGGTCATAAGGTGGCTATTGTCGGATCAGGGCCGTCCGGATTATCATGCGCTGGTGATTTAGCACGCCTTGGTTATGATGTAACCATATTCGAGGCCTTTCATACTCCAGGTGGTGTATTAGTATACGGAATCCCTGAGTTTAGACTTCCTAAACAAATTGTTGCAGATGAAATTGAACGTCTAAAAGAGCTTGGAGTCGAAATTAAAACAAACATGGTCATTGGTAGAGTGTTATCCATTGATGAATTAATTGAGATGGGTTATGAGTCAATTTATGTTGGTACTGGTGCTGGTCTTCCTCGCTTTATGGGTATTGAAGGTGAAGAATTAGTTGGAGTTTATTCCGCCAATGAGTATTTAACACGTATTAATCTTATGAAAGCATACATCGAATATTATGACACTCCGATAAGAAAAAGTAAATCAGTAGCAGTAATCGGTGGAGGAAACGTTGCCATGGATGCTGCTAGAAGTGCTAAGCGCTTAGGTGCAGAACACGTATTTATCATTTATCGTCGTAACAGGGAACAAATGCCTGCTCGTTTAGAAGAAATACATCATGCTGAAGAGGAAGGTATTACGTTTAAAGTGCTAAATAATCCCGTTAAAATATTGGGAGACGAAAATGGTCAAGTTAGAGCACTTGAGTGCATTAAGATGGAGTTAGGAGAAGTAGATGCATCAGGGCGACCACGACCAAGAGCGATTGAAGAATCAAACTTTGAGATTGAAGTGGATACAGTAATTGTTTCAATTGGCTCATCACCTAACCCATTAATTAAATCAACAACTGACGGACTTGAAACGAACAATAGAGGATGTTTAATTGTAGACGAGAAAATGGCAACTACTAAAGAAGGTGTTTATGCAGGGGGAGATGCGGTAACGGGTGCTGCAACTGTCATTAATGCAATGGGAGCTGGAAAAGTAGCTGCAAAAGCGATTGATGAATATATTATGTCTACAATAGTAAATAAAAAGGCTATATAAGAGTAGATTAACACTTAATGTCTGATAAAATAACAAAAAGATCAATCTCAGAATTTGAGACTGATCTTTTTTATTAATATACCTCTCTATTTGAAAACTGTTTAAAAAAATCAGTCATGGACAAATACGTCCACGACTGATTTTTTTAGTTTCTATTTATATTTAATTATAAACTCTTTGCATTTGGAATGTAGTTTGATCGAACATTTTTAAGTGTTTCAATTCGATTCTTCGCTAATTCCGTCGCTGCATCTTGAGTATTTAAGTTCTTCTCTTTAGCATACTTAAAGATATTTAGTAAACGGTTATAGATTTTTTTGACTTCTTTTAGTGCATTTTCTCGATTATATGGGGGAAAGAATTCTTGATACACATTAACAAGTCCTCCACCATTAATAACAAAGTCAGGAGCATATAAAATACCTTTCTTAGTTAACATAGTCCCATGTTTCTCTTCTTCTAAAAGTACATTATTAGCTGCACCTGCCACAATTTCACAGGTTAGCTGTGGAATCGTTTGATCATTTAAGATTGCACCAATTGAGTTAGGTGAAAAGATGTCACATTCTACGCCATAGATATCATTGATTGCTACACCTTTTGCATCAAATTCATTCACTGCCTGTTCAATGCGATTTTCATTGATATCTGTAACGATTAATTTAGCGCCTTCTTTGTATAGATAATCACACAATGTGTAACCTACCGCTCCCAATCCTTGAACTGCAATCGTTTTCCCTTTTAAACAATCATTTCCCCACTTTTCCTTAGCACTGGCCTTTACTCCCCAATAAACACCATATGCTGTAACAGGAGATGGGTTCCCAGACATATCAGCTCTACCATTTAAGCAATCAGATTCCATCATCATATAATCAACATCATATTCGCTAATATTCATGTCTTCTCCGGTATAGAAACGACCATTTAATGATTGCACGTAGCGACCGTATGCACGTAGGTATGCTTCATTTTTAACTTCATTAGGGTTCCCAATTAAAACCGATTTTCCTCCACCTGTGTTACATTCAGCAGCTGCACATTTGTAAGTCATACCACGTGATAATCTTACAACATCAAACAGTGCCTCATCCTCGCTTTGGTAGTCGTAGAGTCGAGTTCCACCAATTGCAGGACCTAGAGTTGTGTCATGGATTGCTGTAATACCTTTTAATCCTGTTTCTTTATCATGAAAAAAAGAAATTTGTTCATGCCCGTATTTCTCCATATATTCAAAAACCTTCATATCTATCCCTCCAAATATTTTTTATTCTCCTTTATTCTCCTATGTTAAAATATTTTGCAACGAGACCTAGTTAATAATTAAATCTGTTACAAAAAACAAAACCTGATTACCGAACGAATGTTTAATATGTTTTAGGTTCTTCTTCCCCTTTTAGTACACGTAATGCTCCTTGAGCAAGAGATAATAATTCATTCTCTCCTGGGTAAACAAGCACTTCAGAAATGAATTCGATTCTCTCTTTAATTCTTGAAACTAAGTACTTCTCATGTGCAAGTCCTCCGGTTAACACAATACAGTCTAACTTCCCCTTTAGAACTGTTGCATAGGCACCGATTTCCTTGGCAATTTGATAAGCCATGGCATCATAATAAAGCTTTGCTTTTTCATCACCATTTTCGATCCGCTCAACAATTTCTCGCGCATCATTTGTACCTAAGTAAGCGACTAATCCACCTTTACCATAGTTCATCTTTTTAATTTCATCTAATGTATAAT from Haloplasma contractile SSD-17B encodes the following:
- the gltA gene encoding NADPH-dependent glutamate synthase — translated: MPNISLKKVKMPELVSTTRNTNYEEVSLGYSPEMAMEEALRCLNCKHKPCVSGCPVGVNIPEFIQQVASGDFLDAYDTITGTNALPAVCGRVCPQESQCEEVCVRAIKGESVGIGRLERFVADYKMNTDQDYEIKNKSKNGHKVAIVGSGPSGLSCAGDLARLGYDVTIFEAFHTPGGVLVYGIPEFRLPKQIVADEIERLKELGVEIKTNMVIGRVLSIDELIEMGYESIYVGTGAGLPRFMGIEGEELVGVYSANEYLTRINLMKAYIEYYDTPIRKSKSVAVIGGGNVAMDAARSAKRLGAEHVFIIYRRNREQMPARLEEIHHAEEEGITFKVLNNPVKILGDENGQVRALECIKMELGEVDASGRPRPRAIEESNFEIEVDTVIVSIGSSPNPLIKSTTDGLETNNRGCLIVDEKMATTKEGVYAGGDAVTGAATVINAMGAGKVAAKAIDEYIMSTIVNKKAI
- a CDS encoding sulfide/dihydroorotate dehydrogenase-like FAD/NAD-binding protein; translation: MYKILNKQNLNQYITLLEVYAPFIAKKAKPGQFIIFRVDEKGERVPLTIADFDREKGSITIIFQVVGRSTELLANLDVGDYILDFVGPLGIPTHLDGVKKVAVVGGGVGCAIAYPQAKALFNSGASVDVIAGFRNKDIVILEEEFNAVSSRLFICTDDGSYKEKGLVTDVLKRLIDEGNDYDLVIAIGPIPMMKYVSLTTKPYGIKTIVSLNPIMIDGTGMCGGCRVKVDQETKFACVDGPDFDGHVVDFDELMMRNSTYKKQEMLDKKHNCRLVGGIQNA
- a CDS encoding Leu/Phe/Val dehydrogenase codes for the protein MKVFEYMEKYGHEQISFFHDKETGLKGITAIHDTTLGPAIGGTRLYDYQSEDEALFDVVRLSRGMTYKCAAAECNTGGGKSVLIGNPNEVKNEAYLRAYGRYVQSLNGRFYTGEDMNISEYDVDYMMMESDCLNGRADMSGNPSPVTAYGVYWGVKASAKEKWGNDCLKGKTIAVQGLGAVGYTLCDYLYKEGAKLIVTDINENRIEQAVNEFDAKGVAINDIYGVECDIFSPNSIGAILNDQTIPQLTCEIVAGAANNVLLEEEKHGTMLTKKGILYAPDFVINGGGLVNVYQEFFPPYNRENALKEVKKIYNRLLNIFKYAKEKNLNTQDAATELAKNRIETLKNVRSNYIPNAKSL